A stretch of DNA from Patescibacteria group bacterium:
GAATTTATCAAGGCAGTTTTTATGTTTTGCCACAAAGTCCGCAACAATTAAAACAGTTGTTAATGGTGGCGGGAGTTGATAAATATTTTCAAATCGCGAAATGTTTTCGCGATGAAGATTTAAGAGGAGATCGCCAGCCAGAATTTACACAATTTGAAATTGAAATGAGTTTCGCTGAGCAAAAAGATATTATTAAAATGATGGAAGAATGTTTTATTGAAATTTCAAAAAAAATAGTTCCTAAAAAGAAAATTTTAAAAATACCTTTTCCTATAATGGAATGGAAAGACGCGATGCTGTATTACGGTTCTGACAAGCCTGATATCAGATATGATTTAAAAATTAAGCCAATTACTGAAATGGTAAAAGGATGCGGTTTTGCTGTTTTTGCGAATGTAATAAAACAAGGCGGGGTTGTGAATGCTTTGAAAATTGATAATGGAGCAAAATTCAGCAGAAGCGAAATTGACAATTTGACAAGAATGGCGATTGATAATGGGGCAAAAGGTTTAGCCTATATTGTGATTAAAAAAGACAACACTTTTCAATCGCCTATTGTTAAATTTTTAGGTGAAGATTTAGTTAAGAAAATTGTGATAGAGGTTAATGCAAAAGCGGGAGATATAATATTTTTTGGAGCTGATGAATTTATCACAGTTTGCGACTCGTTAGGAGCCGTAAGAGTTGAATGCGCTAAAATGTTAAAAATAATTCCAGAAAATTTATTTGCTTATTTGTGGGTTGTTGATTTTCCGTTGTTTGTAAAAAGCAAGGAAACAGGAGATTTAGTTTCAGCTCATCATTTGTTTACAATGCCGATTAAAGAAGACTTGAAATTATTGGATAAAAATCCTGAAAAAGTTAGATCCCACGCTTTTGATTTGGTTTTAAACGGAGTTGAAGTCGGTGGAGGGTCAATGAGAATTTATGAAAAAGAATTGCAGGAAAAAATATTTAAAATTTTGAATATTTCTAAAAAAGACGCTGAAAGA
This window harbors:
- the aspS gene encoding aspartate--tRNA ligase, which gives rise to MLRTHTCGELSAKNKEKNVILAGWVHSRRDHGGIIFIDLRDRYGITQIAFDPKISKQSWDLADKTRSEWVIQVEGKVVLRPKNMINKKLKTGDIEIDCHDIKIFSKSKTPPFEISEEKSNIMNEEVRLKYRYIDLRRKRMLKNLILRSKTSKLIRDYFYKNNFIDIETPSLIKDTPEGSREYLVPSRIYQGSFYVLPQSPQQLKQLLMVAGVDKYFQIAKCFRDEDLRGDRQPEFTQFEIEMSFAEQKDIIKMMEECFIEISKKIVPKKKILKIPFPIMEWKDAMLYYGSDKPDIRYDLKIKPITEMVKGCGFAVFANVIKQGGVVNALKIDNGAKFSRSEIDNLTRMAIDNGAKGLAYIVIKKDNTFQSPIVKFLGEDLVKKIVIEVNAKAGDIIFFGADEFITVCDSLGAVRVECAKMLKIIPENLFAYLWVVDFPLFVKSKETGDLVSAHHLFTMPIKEDLKLLDKNPEKVRSHAFDLVLNGVEVGGGSMRIYEKELQEKIFKILNISKKDAERRFGHLLKAFEFGVPPHGGIAMGLDRFVMLLADEPNIREVMAFPKDGKARDLMLDTPAKVDQKMLKDLGIKIDLDM